A window of Variovorax sp. PBL-E5 contains these coding sequences:
- a CDS encoding Bug family tripartite tricarboxylate transporter substrate binding protein: MSNAHNPIRSAPARGPHSARWRRAARRVLAGIAVSWLCMLQASAAPYPAHAVTLISAFPPGGIVDIIARRIAQSLSERLGQPFIVENRTGAAGSIGYAYAARANPDGYTLVLASGPTTMAPPNDSALGWNPLTSFSAIGMIGTIPQAIVASPAVPAHDLREFVPYARQQGDRINYGSPGLGTTPFFTMELLKSQQGLAMTHIAYRGQPDVMVDLMRGDLALTSVTVPLVVANVQKGKMKALAVTSRTRVQALPDVPTVYEQGMPDLGISNWFALLGPDHLPPDVVALLAKSLNDALATQQMQAGLAEIGLITQTASPAETLTFVRSDLSRWIAMMSKVSAAETTSQGKGMK, translated from the coding sequence ATGTCGAATGCACACAACCCCATCCGATCGGCGCCGGCTCGCGGGCCGCACAGCGCGCGCTGGCGCCGCGCGGCGCGACGCGTCCTTGCAGGCATCGCAGTGTCGTGGCTGTGCATGCTGCAGGCGAGCGCGGCGCCCTATCCGGCGCATGCGGTCACCCTCATCTCCGCCTTCCCGCCCGGCGGCATCGTCGACATCATTGCGCGGCGCATCGCGCAGAGCCTTTCGGAGCGCCTCGGCCAACCGTTCATCGTCGAGAACAGGACGGGTGCGGCCGGCAGCATCGGCTATGCCTACGCCGCCCGCGCCAACCCCGACGGCTACACCCTCGTGCTCGCCAGCGGACCGACCACCATGGCGCCGCCGAACGACAGCGCGCTGGGCTGGAATCCGCTGACCAGCTTCAGCGCGATCGGCATGATCGGCACCATCCCGCAAGCCATCGTGGCGAGCCCTGCGGTGCCTGCGCACGACCTGCGGGAATTCGTGCCCTACGCCAGGCAGCAGGGCGACCGCATCAACTACGGCTCGCCCGGCCTGGGCACCACGCCCTTCTTCACCATGGAGCTGCTCAAGAGCCAGCAGGGTCTCGCGATGACCCACATCGCCTACCGCGGGCAGCCCGACGTGATGGTCGACCTGATGCGCGGCGACCTGGCCCTCACGTCGGTCACCGTGCCGCTGGTGGTGGCGAATGTGCAGAAGGGCAAGATGAAGGCGCTGGCCGTCACCTCCAGGACGCGGGTCCAGGCATTGCCCGACGTGCCCACCGTCTACGAACAGGGCATGCCGGATCTCGGCATCTCGAACTGGTTCGCCCTGCTCGGGCCCGACCATCTTCCGCCCGATGTCGTGGCGCTGCTGGCGAAGAGCCTGAACGACGCACTGGCCACGCAGCAGATGCAGGCCGGCCTCGCCGAGATCGGCCTGATCACGCAGACCGCATCGCCGGCCGAGACGCTGACTTTCGTCAGGAGCGATCTCTCCAGATGGATCGCGATGATGTCGAAGGTCTCGGCGGCGGAAACCACCTCCCAAGGAAAAGGAATGAAATGA
- a CDS encoding CaiB/BaiF CoA transferase family protein — MASAQLPLAGIRVLDLTRALAGPFCTMILADLGADVIKVEPLAGDMIRNWGPFDRGTSAYYLSGNRNKRGIALNFRDPRALQLLRRLASRSDVIAENFRVGAMESMGLDYDSLVEDNPGLIYAGITGFGRTGPAGQRPGFDQIAQGYSGLMSVTGSEESGPMRVGVAIGDQTAGMWCAMGVLAALNERQRTGRGQRVETSLLAGLVGLLSVQGQRFLSLGEVPKLAGNTHPVISPYGVFEAADGPLNIAPATTDMWRKLCALLDLAALVDDPRFASNAARIGHRNELKRLIEDKLKTRTRAAWTRMLIDADIPAGPINDLSDVFADEQVQHCGFVEEVEHPELGTLRQVGSPIRLEAMQGRSIRSAPPLLGQHTFEVLREYGYDQAEIDALAREGVVAQDAGKGAA; from the coding sequence ATGGCTTCAGCCCAACTTCCGCTCGCCGGCATCCGCGTGCTCGACCTGACCCGCGCCCTGGCCGGGCCCTTCTGCACGATGATCCTTGCCGACCTCGGTGCCGACGTCATCAAGGTGGAGCCGCTGGCCGGCGACATGATCCGCAACTGGGGTCCTTTCGATCGCGGCACGAGTGCCTACTATCTGAGCGGCAATCGCAACAAGCGCGGCATCGCGCTCAATTTCCGCGACCCTCGCGCGCTGCAGCTGCTGCGCCGGCTGGCCAGCCGGTCCGATGTCATCGCCGAGAACTTCCGCGTCGGCGCGATGGAGTCGATGGGGCTCGACTACGACAGCCTGGTCGAAGACAACCCCGGCCTCATCTACGCCGGCATCACCGGCTTCGGCCGCACCGGCCCCGCGGGACAGCGGCCCGGCTTCGACCAGATCGCGCAGGGCTACTCGGGCCTCATGAGCGTCACGGGTTCCGAAGAGTCCGGCCCGATGCGCGTCGGTGTGGCCATCGGCGACCAGACGGCCGGCATGTGGTGCGCCATGGGCGTGCTCGCCGCACTCAACGAACGCCAACGCACCGGCCGCGGCCAGCGCGTGGAGACCTCGCTGCTGGCCGGGCTGGTGGGCCTCTTGAGCGTGCAGGGACAACGCTTTCTGAGCCTCGGCGAAGTGCCCAAGCTGGCCGGCAACACGCATCCGGTGATCTCGCCCTACGGCGTGTTCGAGGCGGCGGACGGCCCCTTGAACATCGCGCCCGCCACGACCGACATGTGGCGCAAACTCTGCGCGCTGCTCGATCTGGCTGCGCTGGTCGACGACCCGCGCTTTGCCAGCAACGCGGCCCGGATCGGGCATCGCAACGAACTGAAGCGGCTGATCGAAGACAAGCTCAAGACCCGCACCCGCGCGGCATGGACCCGGATGCTCATCGATGCCGACATTCCCGCGGGTCCGATCAACGACCTGTCCGATGTGTTCGCCGACGAGCAGGTGCAGCATTGCGGCTTCGTCGAGGAGGTCGAGCATCCCGAGCTCGGCACGCTGCGCCAGGTGGGCTCGCCGATCCGGCTGGAGGCGATGCAGGGCCGGTCGATCCGCAGCGCGCCGCCGCTGCTGGGACAGCACACCTTCGAGGTGCTGCGCGAGTACGGCTACGACCAGGCCGAGATCGACGCGCTGGCGCGCGAGGGCGTCGTCGCGCAAGACGCCGGCAAGGGGGCGGCATGA
- a CDS encoding class II aldolase/adducin family protein, which translates to MKSAKPQDERARPAPSGMSADEWRLRCELAACCQLTDLYGMSDLASTHISVALPGPQHHFLVNPLGTFFDEMSASALLKVDFEGRVVEGDASALNPAGFIIHSAIHRAQTDLVCVMHSHTRANNAVAMQAQGLRPLSQKACVMLDFLGYHDYEGAALDEDERDRLVRDLGPEGRVLILRNHGALTVGRSVGEAFCWMHRLETACKYQIDGLAGGVALHELSEATIAHTRAQGRRMLASGGFLECGKFEWPGLLRKLERERGSSYRG; encoded by the coding sequence ATGAAGAGTGCCAAGCCTCAAGACGAACGCGCGCGCCCTGCCCCGTCCGGCATGTCCGCCGACGAGTGGCGCCTGCGATGCGAGCTCGCGGCCTGTTGCCAGCTGACCGATCTCTATGGCATGTCGGACCTGGCGTCCACGCACATCTCGGTCGCCCTGCCCGGACCGCAGCACCATTTCCTGGTCAATCCGCTGGGGACTTTCTTCGACGAGATGAGCGCCTCTGCCTTGCTCAAGGTGGACTTCGAAGGACGGGTCGTCGAAGGCGATGCGAGCGCGCTCAACCCGGCCGGCTTCATCATCCACAGCGCGATCCACCGGGCCCAGACCGATCTGGTGTGCGTCATGCATTCGCATACGCGTGCCAACAACGCGGTGGCGATGCAGGCCCAGGGCCTGCGCCCGCTCAGCCAGAAGGCCTGCGTGATGCTCGACTTCCTCGGCTACCACGACTACGAAGGCGCGGCGCTGGACGAAGACGAGCGCGACCGGCTCGTCAGGGATCTGGGACCCGAGGGCCGGGTGCTGATCCTGCGCAATCACGGCGCGCTGACCGTGGGCCGCAGCGTGGGCGAGGCCTTCTGCTGGATGCACCGGCTGGAGACGGCCTGCAAGTACCAGATCGACGGGCTCGCCGGCGGCGTCGCGCTGCATGAACTGTCGGAAGCGACCATCGCACACACGCGCGCGCAGGGCCGCAGGATGCTGGCCAGCGGCGGCTTCCTCGAATGCGGCAAGTTCGAATGGCCCGGTCTGCTGCGCAAGCTCGAGCGCGAGCGCGGGAGTTCCTACCGGGGCTGA
- a CDS encoding LysR family transcriptional regulator, with amino-acid sequence MDLRSLRYFVAVADARSVGKAAQRLHMAQPPLSVQIRNLESQLGAQLFRRVSGGMQLTDAGSALLARAREALALAHDGFEAARAVAAGRRGRLTVGYMFALGYALLPQLVPKLRRAMPEVELQFVEMSTLTYEALIAELKVTVALCMPPIQRAGIAASVVGTQPLRVAMPARSPMARLRAIPLAKLQGGTLISLPTFAESADSSVVATLLRRHHVTMQIAHRVETVHSALALVMAGEGMAILPACAALGSPPGLVFKPLLDVKDGFDVAVCWRSDLDSPLLAPFIDCVRASMAQ; translated from the coding sequence ATGGACCTGCGCAGCCTTCGCTATTTCGTCGCCGTGGCCGATGCGCGCAGCGTCGGCAAGGCGGCGCAGCGCCTTCACATGGCGCAGCCGCCGTTGTCGGTGCAGATCCGCAACCTGGAATCGCAGCTCGGCGCGCAGCTGTTCCGGCGCGTGTCCGGCGGCATGCAGCTGACCGACGCAGGAAGCGCCTTGCTGGCGCGCGCGAGAGAAGCCCTGGCGCTGGCGCACGACGGCTTCGAGGCCGCGCGGGCGGTGGCCGCGGGACGCCGCGGCCGGCTCACCGTGGGCTACATGTTCGCGCTGGGTTATGCGCTGTTGCCGCAGCTGGTGCCGAAACTGCGGCGTGCCATGCCCGAGGTCGAGCTCCAGTTCGTCGAGATGAGCACGCTCACCTACGAGGCCTTGATCGCGGAGCTGAAAGTGACGGTGGCCTTGTGCATGCCGCCGATCCAGCGCGCCGGCATCGCCGCATCGGTGGTGGGAACGCAGCCCTTGCGTGTCGCGATGCCGGCACGATCACCGATGGCGCGGCTGCGCGCCATACCGCTCGCGAAGCTGCAGGGCGGCACGCTCATCAGCCTGCCGACCTTCGCCGAGAGCGCGGACAGCTCGGTCGTCGCGACGCTCCTGAGGCGCCATCACGTCACGATGCAGATCGCGCACCGCGTCGAGACCGTGCACTCGGCGCTCGCACTGGTGATGGCGGGCGAAGGGATGGCCATCCTGCCGGCCTGCGCCGCGCTGGGAAGCCCGCCGGGACTGGTGTTCAAGCCGCTGCTCGACGTGAAGGACGGCTTCGACGTCGCGGTCTGCTGGCGCAGCGATCTCGACAGCCCGCTGCTCGCGCCCTTCATCGACTGCGTGCGGGCGTCCATGGCGCAATGA
- a CDS encoding enoyl-CoA hydratase/isomerase family protein, giving the protein MSGAGSPTLSIEGKVATLTLRRPDEHNRIDADDPQAVSQHLQEIVKHPDVAVLVLTGTGEKTFCAGYTLTQISSRLDQRFEDMLDQIEHLPIPTICAMNGSAYGGGTDLAMSCDFRIGVHGSRLFMPAAKFGLHYYPGGLRRFVERIGPAATKKIFLTAQSIDAEELLRIGYLTELVEREALDGKVRAYVESILLCERDAVKSMKQHIDALALGTWSEAAGRAAYEASLQSTATAERLTALNRAREA; this is encoded by the coding sequence ATGAGCGGTGCCGGCAGTCCGACGCTGTCCATCGAGGGCAAGGTGGCGACCCTCACATTGCGCCGTCCCGACGAACACAACCGCATCGATGCCGACGATCCGCAAGCCGTGTCGCAGCATCTGCAGGAGATCGTCAAGCATCCCGACGTTGCCGTGCTGGTCCTCACCGGCACCGGCGAGAAGACCTTCTGCGCCGGCTACACGCTGACGCAGATCAGCTCGCGGCTCGACCAGCGCTTCGAAGACATGCTGGACCAGATCGAACACCTGCCCATTCCCACCATCTGTGCCATGAACGGCAGCGCGTATGGCGGCGGCACGGACCTGGCGATGAGCTGCGATTTCCGCATCGGCGTGCACGGCAGCCGGCTCTTCATGCCGGCCGCGAAGTTCGGCCTGCACTACTATCCCGGCGGCCTGCGCCGCTTCGTCGAGCGCATCGGACCCGCGGCGACGAAGAAGATCTTCCTGACGGCCCAATCGATCGATGCCGAGGAGCTGCTGCGCATCGGCTACCTCACGGAGCTGGTCGAGCGCGAAGCGCTGGACGGCAAGGTTCGGGCCTACGTCGAATCGATCCTGCTGTGCGAGCGCGACGCCGTGAAATCCATGAAGCAGCACATCGACGCGCTGGCGCTCGGCACCTGGTCGGAAGCCGCGGGCCGCGCGGCCTACGAGGCCTCGCTGCAGTCGACGGCGACCGCCGAACGGCTGACGGCACTGAACCGCGCACGCGAGGCCTAG
- a CDS encoding aldehyde dehydrogenase family protein, with the protein MDTETLHPDTDPKQLAHALSGFNLIDGKLVRACSGRTFPVVNPATGLQIGTAASSDAKDIALAVEAAQRAQPAWAAIAARKRGMLVAECARLLNAHVEELGRLVALETGKALRTESRVEASVVADALQFYGGLGSELKGESVPFSPEMLTVTTREAIGVVGVIIPWNAPMMLMALKIAPAIVAGNCVVVKSAEEAPLAVLRVCQILNQLLPQGVLNIVSGFGPECGAPLVSHPGVGKITFTGSVETGRLIAKAAGDKLIPVTLELGGKSPMIVMDDADLDRAVAGAVAGMRFTRQGQSCTAASRIFVHERVHDEFVAKVRAKVDAMKMGDPLDEATDIGTLISREQRDKVLGYVEAGRVSAGASAIECSALPADDALRDGLFVRPVLFTGLGNDSRLAREEIFGPVTCFIKFSHYEEALAQANDSDFGLAATIWTRDLKTALDASRRLQAGFVQINQNIVVQPGLSYGGVKQSGLGREASLEAMLDHFTHKKTVIFNMQ; encoded by the coding sequence ATGGACACAGAGACCCTCCATCCCGACACCGATCCCAAGCAGCTCGCTCACGCGCTCAGCGGATTCAACCTGATCGACGGCAAGCTGGTTCGCGCCTGTTCGGGCCGGACCTTCCCCGTCGTCAATCCGGCGACCGGACTGCAGATCGGCACGGCCGCATCGAGCGATGCGAAGGACATCGCCCTCGCCGTCGAGGCGGCGCAGCGCGCGCAACCCGCATGGGCGGCCATCGCTGCGCGCAAGCGCGGCATGCTCGTCGCGGAATGCGCGCGCCTCCTGAATGCCCACGTGGAGGAACTGGGGCGCCTGGTCGCGCTGGAAACCGGCAAGGCCCTTCGCACGGAAAGCCGCGTCGAAGCCTCGGTGGTCGCCGATGCGCTCCAGTTCTATGGCGGGCTCGGCTCGGAACTCAAGGGCGAGTCGGTGCCCTTCAGTCCCGAGATGCTCACCGTGACGACGCGCGAGGCGATCGGCGTGGTCGGCGTCATCATTCCGTGGAACGCGCCGATGATGCTGATGGCGCTCAAGATCGCACCCGCGATCGTCGCCGGCAACTGCGTCGTGGTGAAGTCCGCGGAGGAAGCGCCGCTGGCCGTGCTGCGGGTCTGCCAGATCCTCAATCAGCTGCTGCCCCAGGGCGTGCTCAACATCGTTTCGGGCTTCGGCCCCGAGTGCGGCGCGCCGCTCGTGTCGCATCCCGGCGTGGGCAAGATCACCTTCACCGGCTCGGTCGAAACCGGCCGGCTGATCGCGAAGGCGGCCGGCGACAAGCTCATTCCCGTGACGCTCGAACTCGGCGGCAAGAGTCCGATGATCGTGATGGACGATGCGGACCTCGACCGCGCCGTGGCGGGTGCGGTGGCCGGCATGCGCTTCACGCGCCAGGGCCAGAGCTGCACCGCGGCCAGCCGCATCTTCGTGCACGAGCGCGTGCACGACGAATTCGTGGCCAAGGTCCGCGCGAAGGTGGATGCCATGAAGATGGGCGACCCGCTCGACGAGGCGACCGACATCGGCACCCTCATCTCCAGGGAGCAGCGCGACAAGGTGCTGGGCTACGTCGAAGCGGGCCGCGTCAGCGCCGGCGCATCGGCCATCGAATGCTCGGCCCTGCCGGCGGACGATGCGCTGCGCGACGGGCTCTTCGTGCGGCCCGTGCTGTTCACCGGCCTGGGCAACGACAGCCGGCTGGCGCGCGAGGAGATCTTCGGGCCGGTGACCTGCTTCATCAAGTTCTCGCACTACGAAGAGGCGCTGGCCCAGGCGAACGACAGCGACTTCGGCCTGGCCGCCACGATCTGGACGCGCGACCTGAAGACCGCGCTCGATGCGAGCCGCCGGCTGCAGGCGGGCTTCGTCCAGATCAACCAGAACATCGTCGTGCAGCCCGGCCTGTCCTACGGCGGCGTGAAGCAGTCGGGGCTCGGACGCGAGGCCTCGCTCGAAGCGATGCTGGACCACTTCACCCACAAGAAGACCGTGATCTTCAACATGCAATAG
- the betC gene encoding choline-sulfatase, translating into MKKPNILMIMADQLSAPVLPFHGNTAVKAPHLQALAERSTVFDNAYCNFPLCAPARFSLLAGQFATRIGAFDNACEFEASTPTLPYYLGAQGYKTILAGKMHFVGPDQKHGFQERLTTDIYPADFGWAADWKEGEFSFYSPGHNLSTVDESGECFRSLQLDYDEEVEAKSVQRLYDLARDDEQPFFMCVSYTHPHPPFHILPEYLARYKREEINLPTVGDIPMEERDMLSRWIQFSHGLDKQTASEEQILRARHAYYAMVSYIDDKVGKLLETLQRTGFDDNTIVVFTSDHGDMLGERGMWFKRVFFDWSAKVPMIVRQPGNAGGRRIAEPVSHVDLLPTLMDFAADGKTPEWVEPVDGRSLRPLIEGESERDDASAFVEYTAEGVTGPCCMLRRGRYKYVYTHGYPDQLYDMTADPKELRNIATTSPELTAGLKAQVFARWDADDIKRRVLASQARRQFIKDLPDAIQPVWDYQASVDDTKRFVRRGSARIIKVKKRWPVVTDIGS; encoded by the coding sequence ATGAAAAAGCCCAACATCCTCATGATCATGGCCGACCAGCTCTCGGCACCGGTCCTCCCCTTCCACGGCAACACGGCCGTCAAGGCACCGCATCTGCAGGCGCTGGCCGAGCGCTCGACCGTGTTCGACAACGCCTACTGCAACTTCCCGCTGTGCGCGCCGGCGCGCTTTTCGCTGCTGGCCGGACAGTTCGCCACGCGCATCGGCGCCTTCGACAATGCGTGCGAGTTCGAGGCCTCGACGCCGACGCTGCCCTACTACCTCGGCGCCCAGGGGTACAAGACGATCCTCGCCGGCAAGATGCACTTCGTCGGGCCGGACCAGAAGCATGGCTTCCAGGAACGGCTGACCACCGACATCTACCCGGCCGACTTCGGCTGGGCGGCCGACTGGAAGGAAGGCGAGTTCAGCTTCTATTCGCCCGGCCACAACCTGAGCACGGTCGACGAGAGCGGCGAATGCTTTCGCAGCCTGCAGCTGGACTACGACGAGGAAGTGGAAGCGAAATCCGTCCAGCGCCTGTACGACCTGGCGCGCGACGACGAGCAGCCCTTCTTCATGTGCGTGTCGTACACGCATCCGCATCCGCCCTTTCACATCCTTCCCGAGTACCTGGCGAGGTACAAGCGCGAGGAGATCAATCTGCCGACGGTCGGCGACATCCCGATGGAAGAGCGCGACATGCTCAGCCGCTGGATCCAGTTTTCCCACGGCCTGGACAAGCAGACCGCGAGCGAGGAACAGATCCTGCGCGCGCGCCATGCCTACTACGCGATGGTCAGCTACATCGACGACAAGGTGGGCAAGCTGCTGGAGACGCTCCAGCGCACCGGCTTCGACGACAACACGATCGTCGTCTTCACCTCCGACCACGGCGACATGCTGGGCGAGCGCGGCATGTGGTTCAAGCGCGTGTTCTTCGACTGGTCGGCCAAAGTGCCGATGATCGTGCGGCAGCCCGGCAACGCCGGCGGCCGCCGCATCGCCGAGCCGGTGTCGCACGTCGACCTGCTGCCGACGCTGATGGACTTCGCCGCGGACGGCAAGACGCCCGAGTGGGTGGAACCCGTCGACGGCAGGAGCCTGCGGCCGCTGATCGAAGGCGAGAGCGAGCGCGACGATGCGAGCGCCTTCGTCGAGTACACCGCCGAGGGCGTGACCGGTCCCTGCTGCATGCTGCGGCGCGGCCGGTACAAGTACGTCTACACGCATGGCTATCCGGACCAGCTGTACGACATGACGGCCGATCCCAAGGAGCTGCGGAACATCGCCACGACCTCGCCCGAACTCACCGCGGGCCTGAAGGCCCAGGTCTTCGCGCGCTGGGATGCGGACGACATCAAGCGCCGCGTGCTGGCCAGCCAGGCGCGCCGCCAGTTCATCAAGGACCTGCCCGATGCCATCCAGCCGGTCTGGGACTACCAGGCCAGCGTCGACGACACGAAGCGCTTCGTGCGCCGCGGCAGCGCACGGATCATCAAGGTGAAGAAGCGCTGGCCCGTGGTGACGGACATCGGCAGTTGA
- a CDS encoding amidase — MSEELCFLSATTLRERIARRELSPVEVTRAVLERAERLQPVLNCFITLCGDEAMAQARSAEKAVMRGDALGLLHGVPFTCKDLVNTRGVRTTFGSLLFEHNVPTRDAEAIARLRRQGAILVGKTTTSEFGAKCLTDAPLFGRTRNAWSAAHTSGGSSGGAAVAVAAGIAPIGIATDGGGSTRIPASCNGVVGLKQSNGIVPHSQVEDVFGNLTYVTPMTRDVADTALMLEAMAGEDASDPWSIGVPVPDYRKAVKLDGDLRGKRVLFSAAPEGRIVSAEVGAAFEASLAHLRELGAELIEMPPTNFNIEPLWRTINHTVWRARFTEMAEACPERLSPSLLQQLALASAVSGADYQRAMFARTQLFRRVQALLRDNDFLAMPTLSRTALPIDQDLFGTIDIDGRIFPEVRANWFPWTMPFNLTGHPAISLPSGFGQGGLPIGIQLAGRFRREPELLRAASLLEAAQGLLSRRPDLG, encoded by the coding sequence ATGAGCGAAGAGTTGTGTTTCCTGTCCGCGACCACCCTGCGCGAACGCATCGCGCGCCGCGAGCTCTCGCCGGTCGAGGTGACCCGGGCCGTGCTCGAACGTGCCGAACGCCTTCAGCCGGTGCTCAATTGCTTCATCACCCTGTGCGGCGACGAGGCCATGGCCCAGGCCCGCAGCGCCGAAAAGGCCGTGATGCGCGGGGACGCTCTCGGTCTTCTGCACGGTGTTCCCTTCACCTGCAAGGACCTGGTCAACACGCGCGGCGTTCGCACCACCTTCGGCTCCCTCCTGTTCGAGCACAACGTGCCGACCCGGGATGCCGAGGCGATCGCGCGCCTGCGGCGGCAAGGCGCGATCCTCGTGGGCAAGACCACCACCTCGGAGTTCGGTGCGAAGTGCCTGACCGACGCGCCGTTGTTCGGCCGCACGCGCAATGCCTGGAGCGCCGCCCACACCAGCGGCGGCTCGAGCGGCGGTGCTGCGGTCGCGGTCGCCGCGGGGATCGCGCCCATCGGCATCGCCACGGACGGCGGCGGCTCGACGCGCATCCCGGCCTCCTGCAACGGCGTGGTCGGCCTGAAGCAGAGCAACGGCATCGTTCCCCACAGCCAGGTCGAGGATGTGTTCGGCAACCTGACCTACGTGACGCCGATGACGCGCGATGTGGCCGACACGGCACTGATGCTGGAGGCCATGGCCGGCGAGGACGCGTCGGACCCGTGGTCGATCGGCGTGCCGGTGCCCGATTACCGGAAAGCGGTCAAGCTCGATGGCGATCTTCGCGGCAAGCGCGTGCTGTTCAGCGCCGCGCCCGAAGGCCGCATCGTCTCGGCCGAGGTCGGCGCGGCCTTCGAGGCTTCGCTGGCGCATCTGCGCGAACTCGGCGCGGAACTGATCGAGATGCCGCCGACGAATTTCAACATCGAGCCGCTCTGGCGCACCATCAACCACACGGTGTGGCGCGCCAGGTTCACCGAGATGGCCGAGGCCTGCCCCGAGCGGCTCAGCCCGTCGCTGCTGCAGCAGCTGGCGCTCGCCAGCGCGGTGAGCGGTGCCGACTACCAGCGCGCGATGTTCGCGCGAACGCAGCTGTTCCGCCGTGTGCAGGCACTTCTGCGCGACAACGACTTTCTCGCCATGCCGACCCTGTCGCGCACCGCGCTGCCGATCGACCAGGACCTGTTCGGCACGATCGACATCGATGGCCGGATCTTCCCCGAGGTCCGGGCCAACTGGTTCCCGTGGACCATGCCCTTCAACCTCACCGGGCATCCCGCGATCAGCCTGCCCAGCGGCTTCGGCCAGGGCGGGCTGCCGATCGGCATCCAGCTCGCGGGGCGCTTCCGTCGCGAGCCCGAGCTGTTGCGGGCGGCTTCGTTGCTGGAGGCAGCCCAGGGCTTGCTGTCGCGCCGGCCGGACCTGGGGTGA
- a CDS encoding tripartite tricarboxylate transporter substrate-binding protein, giving the protein MRHRTFTAFRSFGIVCMLAAALTSPGPAEAAANMPVKLVVGFPPGGALDILARAIAEQMRIASGEPVLVENRPGASTRIAIEAVKRASPDGRTLLLASSAPFVIFPMTYRHLNYDVDRDFIPVAQLVDVPTVVSTASDQPYKTLPEYVAWVRSHPGQGSFGMTSLGGALHFSVLGMSRAIGVPLVAVPYKGGAPLATDIIGGQIPIGTDALASQLELHRAGKLRILGVSGLRRNRWLPEVPTLKESGIDAFDHANASYGAYVPAGTPREVVERLEHLLIAAVGNPQVQAQLARIGLEPVGLPGAALASSIRAERVFWRPIVESSGFKSDD; this is encoded by the coding sequence ATGAGACATCGCACCTTCACTGCATTCAGATCCTTCGGCATCGTCTGCATGCTGGCCGCCGCGCTGACGTCGCCCGGCCCGGCCGAAGCAGCGGCCAACATGCCCGTCAAGCTGGTGGTCGGCTTCCCGCCCGGCGGCGCGCTCGACATCCTGGCGCGGGCGATCGCGGAGCAGATGCGCATCGCCAGCGGCGAGCCGGTGCTGGTCGAGAACCGGCCCGGCGCATCGACACGCATCGCCATCGAAGCCGTGAAGCGCGCCAGCCCCGACGGCCGAACCCTCCTGCTGGCTTCGAGTGCGCCCTTCGTGATCTTCCCGATGACCTACCGGCACCTGAACTACGACGTCGACCGCGACTTCATTCCGGTCGCCCAGCTGGTGGATGTGCCGACCGTGGTCTCGACGGCCTCGGACCAGCCCTACAAGACGCTGCCCGAGTACGTGGCCTGGGTCCGCAGCCATCCCGGTCAAGGCAGCTTCGGCATGACCTCGCTGGGCGGCGCCCTGCACTTCTCGGTGCTGGGCATGTCCAGGGCGATCGGCGTGCCGCTCGTCGCCGTGCCCTACAAGGGCGGCGCGCCGCTGGCGACCGACATCATCGGCGGCCAGATTCCCATCGGCACCGACGCCCTGGCCAGCCAGCTCGAACTCCACCGCGCGGGCAAGCTCCGCATCCTGGGCGTGTCGGGCCTGCGGCGCAATCGCTGGCTGCCGGAGGTGCCGACGCTGAAGGAGTCGGGCATCGATGCCTTCGACCATGCCAATGCGTCCTACGGCGCCTACGTGCCGGCGGGCACGCCGCGCGAGGTGGTCGAACGCCTCGAGCACCTGTTGATTGCGGCGGTCGGCAACCCGCAGGTCCAGGCGCAGCTCGCGCGCATCGGGCTCGAGCCGGTGGGGCTGCCCGGCGCCGCGCTGGCCAGCTCGATTCGCGCGGAGCGCGTCTTCTGGCGTCCGATCGTCGAATCGTCCGGCTTCAAGAGCGACGACTGA